One window from the genome of Echinicola vietnamensis DSM 17526 encodes:
- a CDS encoding SusC/RagA family TonB-linked outer membrane protein: MLTTILTTLNQNQPIMKKVLLLGLAILLASAVAFGQSRTVTGTVTSGEDGNPIPGVSVLVKGTTVGTATDLDGQYSVEVPANATVLVFSFMGMESQEVAINNQSTIDVELGADAQLLSEVVVVGYGTTTKQAFAGSMKEVDSELIERKSVSNASQALAGEVAGVRVINTTGQPGKTADIRIRGIGSVNGNRSPLYVVDGVPFTGNITSINPSDIASMSVLKDATATSIYGSRGANGVVLITTRKGKAGDSYIEVDGKIGQNFDLLPRYETISSPEEYIGLSWQAVRGRGAVLGSSDPDAYANANLFSSSGISPSYNMWNVENVGELIDPATGMVREGVARRYNPENWEDYAFQASNRAEATVKIGGGDEKINYFTSFGYLNDVGYSINSDYDRATARLNVNHQVKEWLSGGLNIGYARSETNTGGQTDDSGSIFWFVDNMPSIYPLYLRDANGDPIPDPYYGGYQYDYGSGRGFAGLTNSIADATIGVRNEIAHEINGNASLNIDFTDNLRFETRYGWQYYNESYDEQDSPYYGPSTSTNGSIYKTKTEVFFYNLTNILRYTKDWGDHSLEAMIAQESSKFDRKYLSGFKQQLVDPMGTEFNNAAVTNPSYSYTRDYALESYFGQVSYDYEDTYYLTGTIRRDGSSRFVNDKWGTFGALGFAWVASNEDFMESQDVFSFLKLKTSYGITGDQAGVGFYPGYDLNEISNINNESSVTFDEKGNPDLTWETSKMFQVGAEFSVGTFLDGSLDYYIKNTDNLIFERRVGPSLGWAIIQVNDGVLRNNGLEFDLTGHIVKGADHFIDLSVNGEIISNELKNMPIDPSTGVEKIIDINSYYGRSVGHSIFDFYLREWAGVNPTTGQAQWNIYYDDANGDNEMQDEEIIASMADYLAQNPNSESNIKSTTTTTYQEATQKYVGKSAVPKVRGGINLSAGYKNFDFSILFLYSIGGYAFDVRYQDLMHNDQVGSNNWHVDIRDRWTQEGDLTDVPRLTNDLDQNVNSTSTRFLTKADYFNLSNVRLGYTLPSSFLEKYAIQSCNIFVAGDNLWLASARKGFNPSTNEAGTSSRYRYSPLSTFTFGAKIKF, encoded by the coding sequence ATGTTAACGACTATCTTGACAACGTTAAATCAAAATCAACCAATTATGAAGAAAGTTTTACTGCTAGGATTAGCAATTCTATTGGCCAGTGCCGTGGCATTTGGTCAAAGCCGGACAGTTACCGGTACGGTTACTTCCGGCGAGGACGGAAATCCCATTCCCGGGGTTTCAGTTTTAGTAAAGGGAACTACTGTGGGGACGGCAACGGATTTGGACGGACAATACTCCGTGGAGGTTCCTGCTAATGCAACAGTGTTGGTGTTTTCCTTTATGGGAATGGAAAGCCAAGAAGTGGCCATCAACAATCAATCGACCATTGATGTGGAACTCGGCGCGGATGCCCAGTTGCTTTCTGAAGTTGTAGTGGTCGGGTATGGTACGACTACTAAGCAGGCCTTTGCCGGTTCGATGAAGGAAGTAGATTCTGAGCTTATCGAACGTAAGAGTGTATCTAACGCTTCTCAAGCCTTGGCCGGGGAAGTAGCCGGTGTAAGGGTAATCAATACAACTGGGCAGCCTGGGAAAACTGCAGATATTCGTATCAGGGGTATTGGGTCAGTGAACGGTAACAGAAGTCCATTATATGTTGTGGATGGTGTTCCTTTTACCGGGAATATAACCTCTATAAACCCTTCTGATATTGCTTCCATGTCTGTTTTGAAGGATGCTACGGCTACTTCAATTTATGGTTCAAGGGGTGCTAATGGTGTGGTATTGATCACCACAAGAAAAGGTAAAGCTGGCGATTCTTATATTGAAGTGGATGGTAAAATTGGTCAAAACTTTGATCTATTGCCTCGATATGAGACAATTTCCTCTCCTGAAGAATATATCGGATTGAGTTGGCAAGCTGTGAGGGGAAGAGGAGCAGTTTTGGGCTCTTCAGATCCTGATGCCTATGCCAACGCCAACTTGTTCTCCTCTAGTGGGATTTCTCCAAGTTACAATATGTGGAATGTGGAAAATGTTGGTGAGTTGATTGATCCTGCTACCGGAATGGTGCGCGAGGGAGTAGCCAGAAGATATAATCCGGAAAATTGGGAGGATTATGCCTTCCAAGCTTCCAACAGAGCGGAAGCCACTGTTAAGATTGGCGGAGGAGATGAGAAGATCAATTACTTTACTTCTTTTGGTTATCTGAATGATGTGGGCTATTCCATTAATTCCGATTATGATAGGGCTACAGCAAGGTTAAATGTAAATCACCAAGTGAAGGAGTGGTTGTCTGGTGGCTTGAATATCGGTTATGCCAGGTCTGAAACAAATACTGGAGGGCAGACCGACGATTCAGGAAGTATTTTTTGGTTCGTAGATAACATGCCATCCATTTATCCTTTGTATCTAAGGGATGCTAATGGTGATCCAATTCCTGATCCATATTATGGAGGTTATCAATACGACTATGGTTCCGGTCGAGGATTTGCGGGATTAACCAATTCCATTGCTGATGCAACAATTGGGGTTAGAAATGAAATAGCACATGAAATCAATGGTAATGCTAGCTTAAATATTGATTTTACCGATAATCTTCGGTTTGAAACAAGATATGGATGGCAATACTATAATGAAAGTTATGATGAGCAGGATTCTCCATATTACGGTCCAAGTACCAGTACGAATGGGTCGATTTATAAGACCAAAACCGAGGTGTTCTTTTACAATTTGACAAATATTCTACGTTACACCAAAGATTGGGGGGATCACTCATTAGAAGCTATGATAGCCCAAGAGAGCAGTAAGTTCGATCGTAAGTACCTGTCTGGATTTAAACAACAATTGGTCGATCCAATGGGGACAGAATTTAATAATGCTGCTGTAACGAATCCTTCATATTCCTATACCAGAGATTATGCATTGGAGTCATATTTCGGTCAAGTAAGCTATGATTATGAAGATACCTATTATTTGACAGGTACAATTCGTAGGGATGGATCGTCTAGGTTTGTGAACGACAAATGGGGTACCTTTGGAGCTTTAGGATTTGCTTGGGTAGCTTCGAATGAAGATTTTATGGAAAGCCAAGATGTTTTTTCATTCTTGAAGTTAAAGACTAGTTATGGTATTACAGGGGACCAGGCAGGTGTTGGGTTCTATCCTGGGTATGATCTAAACGAAATTTCAAATATCAATAATGAGTCATCTGTAACTTTTGATGAAAAAGGTAATCCTGACTTGACTTGGGAAACTTCTAAAATGTTCCAAGTGGGTGCTGAATTTAGTGTCGGAACGTTTTTGGATGGTTCATTGGATTACTATATCAAAAATACAGATAACTTAATCTTTGAAAGAAGGGTTGGGCCTTCACTTGGATGGGCGATTATTCAAGTCAATGATGGAGTCCTTAGAAATAATGGTTTGGAATTTGATTTGACTGGCCATATTGTTAAAGGAGCTGATCACTTTATTGATCTTAGTGTGAATGGTGAAATCATCAGCAATGAACTTAAGAACATGCCAATTGATCCATCTACGGGAGTAGAGAAGATCATTGATATAAATTCTTATTATGGTAGATCAGTTGGTCATTCCATATTTGACTTTTACTTAAGAGAGTGGGCAGGTGTTAATCCAACAACAGGCCAGGCGCAGTGGAATATTTATTATGATGATGCCAATGGTGATAATGAAATGCAGGATGAGGAAATAATTGCCTCTATGGCGGATTATTTGGCTCAAAACCCCAATTCAGAATCAAATATTAAATCTACCACGACTACAACCTACCAAGAAGCTACTCAAAAATATGTAGGTAAATCAGCTGTACCTAAAGTAAGAGGAGGTATAAACTTAAGTGCAGGATACAAGAATTTTGACTTTAGTATTTTGTTTTTGTATAGCATTGGAGGTTATGCCTTTGACGTAAGGTACCAAGACCTGATGCACAATGATCAAGTAGGTAGTAATAACTGGCATGTGGATATAAGGGATCGGTGGACACAGGAAGGCGATTTAACTGATGTCCCTCGATTGACAAATGATTTGGATCAGAACGTGAACTCTACGTCTACCCGGTTCTTAACCAAGGCTGATTACTTTAACCTATCGAATGTTCGTTTGGGATATACGCTCCCTAGTTCATTTTTAGAAAAATATGCTATCCAAAGCTGTAATATATTTGTAGCTGGTGATAATCTTTGGCTAGCTTCGGCAAGAAAAGGTTTTAATCCTTCTACAAATGAAGCAGGAACCTCTAGCAGGTACAGGTATTCTCCATTGAGTACATTTACTTTTGGTGCAAAAATTAAATTCTAA
- a CDS encoding OmpA family protein, producing MRITQIVLFLIFISSQALGQQYTSENRRAIKLYQEGEDLSMRRRYDEAQEKYADAVKKDEGFLEAYKKWSQLLLKKGSAVEALQVAKAGELKSQGKVDFMADFSWLITNIYLKSGDFDAAIRKFHDSQGLFSSKVKSSSSFKAMEQKMAFIQKELKNEKVIHKERLESPLNQFHLQYFPVLTADSKQLLFTKRDGVTPSMHEDIFTSNWDQGSWSPPKALSESINTIHNEGTCTISADGNILIYTSCDAPDSFGSCDLYIAYKVGGQWQAPMNMGEKVNSRYWDSQPSLSADGSILFFSSNRRGGMGGNDIYYSVRESENSWSEPINVGESINTEFDEVSPFIYFNNELLFFASDGHMGFGGMDLFNSKIVHGAFQQPVNLGYPINDHLDQLALFITAQQDYAYYTENSLKDGALDRSYLYRFAFPKEIDLGERLVVTGGKVRNEKTGEPIVATLSLVDLENDSTMYEFRSEGDSGRFMMIYPDKASSGLYVEKKGFLPRIYNVEKDSLKDIKDMDIGLKPVAKGEEFLFENVFFDFDKADLKPSSKSSLLRLKKFLDENPDVHIVIEGHTDNVGDADYNRDLSLRRAASVRDYLLQRGIDGERLTVSGYGDKRPIMSNDTATGRSKNRRIEILVD from the coding sequence ATGAGAATAACCCAAATAGTCTTATTTTTGATTTTTATAAGTTCTCAGGCGCTTGGGCAACAATATACCAGCGAAAATAGGAGAGCGATCAAGCTATATCAGGAAGGGGAAGACCTTTCCATGAGAAGACGGTATGACGAAGCGCAGGAAAAATATGCTGATGCCGTAAAAAAAGATGAGGGTTTCTTGGAGGCTTACAAAAAGTGGTCTCAATTATTGCTTAAAAAGGGAAGTGCTGTAGAGGCACTCCAAGTAGCCAAGGCCGGTGAATTAAAAAGTCAGGGCAAGGTTGACTTCATGGCAGATTTTAGCTGGTTAATCACCAATATATACTTGAAGTCCGGTGATTTTGATGCGGCAATCAGGAAATTTCACGACAGCCAGGGACTGTTTTCCAGTAAAGTAAAGTCCTCCTCTTCTTTCAAGGCGATGGAGCAAAAGATGGCCTTTATCCAAAAAGAGCTGAAAAACGAGAAGGTGATCCACAAAGAGCGCCTGGAAAGTCCTTTAAATCAATTCCATCTTCAATATTTTCCGGTCCTCACGGCGGATAGCAAGCAACTGTTGTTTACCAAGCGGGATGGGGTCACACCATCGATGCATGAAGATATTTTTACGTCCAATTGGGACCAAGGAAGCTGGAGCCCGCCCAAAGCCCTTTCCGAATCCATCAATACGATTCATAACGAAGGTACATGTACCATTTCGGCAGACGGCAATATTTTGATCTATACCAGCTGCGATGCTCCGGATTCTTTTGGGAGCTGTGACCTATACATTGCCTATAAGGTGGGAGGGCAATGGCAAGCGCCCATGAATATGGGCGAAAAGGTCAATTCCCGATATTGGGATTCCCAGCCTTCGCTTTCTGCTGATGGAAGCATCCTGTTTTTTTCCTCGAACAGGCGAGGAGGGATGGGCGGAAACGATATTTATTATTCCGTGCGGGAGTCAGAGAATTCGTGGTCAGAACCCATTAATGTAGGAGAATCCATCAATACGGAATTTGATGAAGTGTCTCCATTCATTTATTTTAACAATGAACTGTTATTCTTTGCTTCGGACGGTCATATGGGATTTGGAGGAATGGACTTGTTCAATTCGAAGATTGTCCATGGGGCCTTTCAGCAACCCGTAAACTTGGGCTATCCCATTAATGATCACTTGGACCAGTTGGCCCTTTTTATCACAGCCCAGCAGGATTATGCGTATTATACCGAAAACAGCCTGAAGGATGGTGCCTTGGACAGGTCTTATCTTTATCGGTTTGCTTTTCCGAAGGAGATTGATCTTGGTGAGCGCTTGGTGGTGACGGGAGGAAAAGTACGGAATGAAAAGACCGGTGAGCCCATTGTGGCCACCCTTTCCCTGGTGGATTTGGAAAATGACAGTACCATGTATGAATTCAGGTCGGAAGGGGATTCGGGCCGGTTTATGATGATCTATCCTGACAAGGCTTCATCGGGATTGTATGTGGAGAAAAAGGGTTTTTTGCCCCGGATCTACAACGTGGAAAAGGACAGTTTAAAAGACATCAAGGACATGGACATAGGGCTGAAGCCAGTAGCCAAGGGCGAGGAGTTTCTGTTTGAAAACGTCTTTTTTGATTTTGATAAGGCTGACCTAAAGCCTTCTTCAAAAAGTTCCCTGTTGAGGCTTAAGAAGTTCTTGGATGAAAACCCTGATGTGCATATCGTCATCGAAGGACATACTGATAATGTCGGGGATGCGGATTATAACCGTGACCTCAGTCTGCGGAGGGCAGCGAGTGTCCGTGATTACTTACTACAGCGGGGAATAGATGGGGAAAGATTGACCGTTTCCGGATACGGGGATAAGCGGCCAATTATGTCAAACGATACGGCTACAGGAAGGTCTAAAAACAGGCGAATTGAAATTTTGGTGGATTAA
- a CDS encoding 7-carboxy-7-deazaguanine synthase QueE, with amino-acid sequence MEIKQAVGKGIKLPVMEAFYTIQGEGTFTGHPAYFIRLGGCDVGCVWCDVKESWEAGKWPVQSVEEIVEGALQYPGKLVVITGGEPLMYDLGPLTALLKEKGFTINIETSGAHPFSGQFDWVCFSPKKFKEPHPSIFEKANELKVIVFHKSDFAFAEKHAAKVQPACRKLLQPEWSKAERYTGEIIDYIKKHPDWNISLQTHKFMDIP; translated from the coding sequence ATGGAAATCAAGCAAGCAGTAGGAAAAGGAATAAAGCTTCCGGTGATGGAAGCTTTTTATACGATACAGGGAGAAGGGACCTTTACCGGTCATCCGGCATACTTTATCCGCTTAGGAGGATGTGATGTGGGCTGTGTATGGTGCGATGTGAAGGAATCTTGGGAAGCAGGAAAGTGGCCGGTACAATCAGTGGAGGAGATCGTGGAGGGTGCACTGCAATATCCTGGGAAATTGGTGGTGATTACGGGAGGAGAGCCTTTGATGTATGATTTAGGTCCCCTCACAGCGCTATTGAAAGAAAAGGGATTCACCATCAATATCGAGACCAGTGGAGCACATCCTTTTTCCGGGCAGTTTGACTGGGTCTGTTTTTCACCCAAAAAGTTCAAGGAACCTCATCCCAGTATTTTTGAGAAGGCAAATGAACTTAAAGTTATTGTTTTTCACAAAAGTGATTTTGCCTTTGCGGAGAAACATGCCGCTAAGGTCCAGCCTGCCTGTCGAAAGCTGCTCCAACCGGAATGGAGCAAGGCAGAACGATATACCGGGGAGATCATTGACTACATAAAAAAGCATCCAGATTGGAATATTTCGCTACAAACTCATAAATTTATGGATATCCCATAA
- a CDS encoding bifunctional 5,10-methylenetetrahydrofolate dehydrogenase/5,10-methenyltetrahydrofolate cyclohydrolase, translating into MPTIIDGKKTSAEIKNEIAARVKEIKAAGGKVPHLAAVLVGNDGASQTYVGAKVKACEFVGFESTLVKLEDNVSEEALLKTVEEINENPDIDGLIVQLPLPKHISVEKVTAKIKPEKDVDGFTPANVGRMALNWPTYVAATPYGIVELLKRYEIETSGKHCVVIGRSHIVGSPMSILMARNDYPGNSTVTLTHSRTKNLKEIVKTADILIVAIGKPEFVTADMVKEGAVVIDVGIHRIEDASKKNGFRLIGDVKFDEVSAKSSAITPVPGGVGPMTIASLLYNTLLSAERKVYP; encoded by the coding sequence ATGCCTACAATAATAGACGGAAAGAAGACTTCAGCAGAAATCAAAAATGAAATTGCGGCCCGCGTCAAAGAGATCAAAGCAGCGGGAGGTAAAGTTCCTCATTTGGCAGCGGTGTTGGTAGGGAACGATGGTGCCAGTCAGACGTACGTGGGCGCCAAGGTGAAGGCTTGTGAATTTGTAGGTTTTGAGTCGACTTTGGTGAAATTGGAGGACAATGTGTCCGAAGAAGCCTTGCTCAAAACGGTGGAAGAGATTAATGAAAATCCCGACATTGATGGACTTATTGTCCAGTTGCCGCTTCCAAAGCACATATCCGTGGAAAAGGTGACCGCCAAAATCAAGCCTGAAAAGGATGTCGACGGCTTTACCCCGGCCAATGTCGGTCGTATGGCCTTGAATTGGCCTACTTATGTGGCTGCGACTCCTTATGGTATTGTGGAGTTGCTAAAGCGATATGAGATCGAAACCTCCGGTAAACATTGTGTGGTAATCGGAAGAAGCCATATCGTAGGATCACCGATGAGCATTCTGATGGCAAGGAATGATTACCCGGGCAATAGCACGGTTACCTTGACCCACAGTAGGACCAAAAATTTAAAGGAAATAGTCAAAACAGCCGATATATTGATCGTGGCCATTGGTAAGCCGGAGTTTGTGACGGCCGATATGGTGAAAGAAGGGGCCGTGGTCATCGATGTGGGAATCCACAGAATAGAGGATGCATCCAAGAAAAACGGTTTTAGGTTAATTGGTGATGTTAAATTTGACGAGGTTTCTGCCAAATCTTCTGCCATTACCCCTGTTCCAGGTGGGGTGGGGCCGATGACCATTGCGTCGTTATTGTACAATACGCTTCTGTCGGCAGAGAGAAAAGTGTATCCCTAA
- a CDS encoding four helix bundle protein has protein sequence MVFCSKLPKTREYNAYENQLIRCSSSVGANYRAAQRAKSTADFLNKL, from the coding sequence ATGGTTTTTTGTTCTAAACTTCCAAAAACCAGGGAGTATAATGCGTACGAAAATCAGTTGATAAGATGCTCTAGTTCGGTAGGAGCCAATTACAGGGCTGCTCAACGAGCAAAATCTACCGCTGATTTTCTGAATAAATTATAA
- the lepA gene encoding translation elongation factor 4 yields MDMQKIRNFCIIAHIDHGKSTLADRLLQFTNTVTEREMQDQLLDNMDLERERGITIKSHAIQMKYTYQEEEYTLNLIDTPGHVDFSYEVSRSIAACEGALLIVDASQGVEAQTISNLYLAMEHDLEIIPVLNKIDLPGAEPEVVADEVIDLIGCDREDIILASGKEGTGIEDILNAVVEKIPAPEGNAEEPLQAMIFDSVYNPFRGVEVLFRVFNGTINKGDKIKFVNTGREYDADEIGVLGIVQHPQKTISAGNVGYLISGIKVAKEVKVGDTITHIKRPCAKAIKGFENVKPMVFAGIYPVDTTEFEELRASMEKLQLNDASLVWEPETSAALGFGFRCGFLGMLHMEIIQERLEREFGMTVITTVPSVQFKALMNDDTIKLINAPSDMPDPNLFRHIEEPYVHASIITKSDYVGPVIQLCMEKRGQIKNQVYLTADRVELTFDMPLAEIVFDFFDKLKTISRGYASLDYDLRENKPSKMVRLDVMLNGEVVDALSAVVHRDKAYEWGKRLCEKLKELVPRQMFEIAIQAAIGTKIIARETVKAMRKNVLAKCYGGDISRKRKLLDKQKKGKKRMRQVGNVEVPQEAFMAVLKLD; encoded by the coding sequence ATGGATATGCAAAAAATAAGAAACTTCTGTATCATCGCCCATATTGATCATGGGAAGAGTACGTTGGCGGATCGTCTCCTGCAGTTTACCAATACCGTGACTGAAAGAGAGATGCAAGATCAATTGTTGGATAATATGGATCTCGAGCGTGAGCGGGGAATTACCATCAAGTCTCATGCGATCCAAATGAAATATACCTATCAGGAAGAGGAATATACCCTGAACCTGATCGATACTCCCGGGCACGTGGATTTCTCCTATGAGGTTTCCCGGTCCATCGCTGCCTGTGAAGGGGCTTTGCTGATCGTGGATGCTTCCCAAGGCGTGGAAGCCCAGACCATTTCCAATCTCTATTTGGCGATGGAACATGATCTGGAAATTATTCCCGTCCTGAATAAAATTGACCTTCCAGGAGCAGAGCCAGAGGTGGTAGCGGATGAGGTGATCGATCTCATCGGTTGTGACCGTGAAGATATTATTTTGGCCTCTGGTAAAGAAGGTACCGGTATTGAGGACATCTTGAATGCCGTGGTAGAAAAGATTCCTGCACCAGAAGGCAATGCAGAGGAACCGCTGCAGGCGATGATCTTTGATTCCGTTTACAACCCTTTTAGGGGAGTGGAGGTGCTCTTTCGGGTGTTTAACGGTACCATTAACAAGGGCGATAAAATTAAATTTGTCAATACCGGCAGAGAATATGATGCCGATGAAATCGGTGTGCTGGGCATTGTGCAGCATCCTCAAAAAACCATAAGCGCAGGAAATGTGGGGTATTTGATTTCGGGGATCAAAGTAGCCAAAGAGGTGAAAGTAGGGGATACCATTACCCATATCAAGCGACCATGTGCCAAGGCGATCAAAGGCTTTGAGAATGTGAAACCAATGGTGTTTGCAGGGATTTATCCGGTGGATACCACGGAGTTTGAAGAGCTTAGGGCATCGATGGAAAAACTACAGCTCAATGATGCTTCGTTGGTCTGGGAACCGGAGACTTCTGCGGCCTTAGGGTTTGGGTTCCGTTGCGGGTTTCTAGGAATGTTGCACATGGAGATTATCCAGGAGCGCTTGGAGCGCGAATTTGGAATGACTGTGATCACGACGGTTCCTTCCGTTCAGTTCAAGGCATTGATGAACGATGATACCATCAAATTGATCAATGCCCCATCCGACATGCCTGATCCAAACCTTTTCAGACATATAGAAGAGCCGTACGTCCATGCATCGATCATTACCAAATCCGATTACGTGGGGCCGGTAATCCAGCTTTGTATGGAAAAACGGGGTCAAATCAAGAATCAAGTTTACCTGACTGCAGATCGGGTGGAGTTGACCTTTGATATGCCACTTGCCGAGATTGTATTTGATTTCTTTGATAAGTTGAAGACGATTTCCAGAGGCTATGCATCGCTTGATTATGACCTCCGGGAAAACAAGCCTTCCAAAATGGTCCGTTTGGATGTCATGCTCAACGGTGAAGTGGTAGATGCCCTTTCGGCTGTGGTCCACCGGGACAAGGCTTACGAATGGGGCAAGAGGCTCTGTGAAAAGCTGAAAGAACTGGTGCCAAGACAGATGTTTGAGATTGCTATCCAAGCAGCTATCGGAACGAAGATCATCGCACGGGAAACCGTGAAAGCCATGCGTAAAAACGTTTTGGCGAAATGTTATGGAGGGGATATTTCACGTAAGCGTAAACTGCTGGACAAACAGAAAAAAGGGAAGAAGCGTATGAGGCAGGTAGGAAACGTGGAGGTGCCGCAGGAAGCGTTTATGGCTGTCCTAAAACTGGATTAA
- a CDS encoding RagB/SusD family nutrient uptake outer membrane protein: MRLKPYILIVLLMAWAQSCNEEKLNPVNPNELSTETFYKTGPQYVAAVNAAYAALQANDLYNREYFFIQDLLSDDVASGGAQLEAHRARVLNHVFDGSNSLVLANWRGWYRVIQRANLVIANVDQPQEDISENLRDRVLGEAYFLRGLAYYELSTLWGGVPLMTVSATGPDGAPRASQEDSYQQVIDDLTAAIGLLPPKSTYSGADVGRASIGAAQAVLAKLHLFRGDFAAAKPLLQAIIDSGEYRLVDRYLDNFEEENENNAESLWEVQFSEDFGTDGGWNADGNGIAEVTFRGQEYGPTAWRNIIPNPTLVAEFEQESNGAEKDDPRYGYTLYSLGDTFNNGESVLSEDNVQGNTSVPSWRKYQMIYKREAENTQSGINFRVIRYADVLLMMAEVENETSGPASALPYINQVRARADVAMPPYPTAQYPTGTQEEMRRAIQHERRVELAGEQIRNRDIRRWRRMGYLENEPIPVYSDRYDLLPIPLSEIDNNSALTNEDQNPGF, encoded by the coding sequence ATGAGACTTAAACCATATATCCTAATTGTTTTACTGATGGCTTGGGCACAGTCCTGTAACGAGGAGAAGCTAAACCCGGTCAATCCTAATGAGCTTTCTACCGAGACGTTTTATAAGACGGGGCCGCAATATGTGGCGGCCGTCAATGCAGCCTATGCAGCCTTGCAGGCCAATGATCTTTACAATCGTGAGTACTTCTTTATCCAGGACTTACTGTCGGATGATGTGGCTTCAGGAGGAGCCCAATTAGAGGCACACCGGGCCCGGGTATTGAATCATGTATTTGACGGTTCCAATTCCTTGGTGTTGGCCAATTGGAGGGGCTGGTACCGGGTCATCCAGCGGGCCAATCTGGTCATTGCGAATGTGGATCAGCCACAAGAGGACATCTCCGAAAACCTCCGTGACAGGGTGCTCGGCGAAGCGTATTTCCTCCGTGGTCTGGCATATTATGAATTGAGTACGCTGTGGGGAGGAGTGCCCTTGATGACGGTTTCTGCTACAGGTCCTGATGGAGCTCCCAGGGCCAGTCAGGAAGATTCTTACCAGCAGGTAATCGATGACTTGACCGCTGCCATTGGTCTTCTGCCGCCTAAAAGTACCTATTCCGGTGCGGATGTGGGCAGGGCGTCCATTGGGGCTGCTCAGGCCGTGCTGGCGAAGTTACATTTGTTCCGAGGAGATTTTGCGGCAGCCAAGCCCCTTTTACAGGCCATTATTGATTCGGGTGAATATCGGCTAGTGGATCGCTACTTGGATAATTTTGAAGAGGAAAATGAGAACAATGCGGAGTCCCTTTGGGAGGTGCAGTTTTCAGAAGATTTTGGAACCGACGGAGGATGGAATGCCGATGGAAATGGCATTGCAGAAGTGACCTTTCGGGGACAAGAGTATGGCCCTACCGCGTGGCGAAACATTATTCCTAACCCTACATTGGTTGCTGAATTTGAGCAGGAGTCCAACGGAGCGGAAAAGGATGACCCTCGGTATGGGTATACCTTGTACAGTTTGGGAGATACGTTCAATAACGGAGAAAGTGTGCTTTCGGAAGATAATGTCCAAGGCAATACGTCGGTGCCCAGCTGGAGAAAATACCAAATGATCTATAAAAGAGAGGCAGAGAATACCCAATCCGGCATCAATTTCAGGGTGATACGCTATGCAGATGTACTGCTGATGATGGCTGAGGTGGAAAATGAAACCAGTGGGCCTGCGTCGGCATTGCCTTATATCAATCAAGTGCGCGCCCGGGCGGATGTAGCCATGCCTCCCTATCCAACAGCCCAATATCCAACAGGTACACAGGAAGAAATGCGCAGGGCCATTCAGCACGAGCGGAGGGTAGAGCTGGCCGGAGAACAAATTCGTAATCGTGATATCCGCCGATGGAGGAGGATGGGATATCTAGAAAATGAACCTATTCCCGTGTACTCCGACCGATATGACCTGCTGCCGATCCCTTTGTCCGAAATTGATAATAACAGTGCGTTGACCAACGAAGATCAAAACCCCGGGTTTTAA